The Helianthus annuus cultivar XRQ/B chromosome 16, HanXRQr2.0-SUNRISE, whole genome shotgun sequence genome includes a window with the following:
- the LOC110916008 gene encoding uncharacterized protein LOC110916008 — MKIFSWVHRQFLRKDAYKKDDNINNDKVALLENEGFAGACNGWNDGLLAIGTFGVDLYQDFKHKEDTFMSNKVIFVDVNGDDHDHDHDHDHDEEMESPLVPKASKHGVDHVEKHSLSPCVEVAKNKNHQEDDVVVKDLTKGKKGGERITLADLLRVDSEDNLLKNDELADDPKINVGNNNANKIGNTSTGSIKSFLVSKAKKKPGKDDSAQPIKKTKQFMRKMLRKKIHPTIGIQKMDVGHAHATS; from the exons atgaaG ATCTTCAGCTGGGTTCATCGTCAATTTCTTCGTAAAGATGCATATAAGAAGGATGATAATATTAATAATGACAAGGTAGCATTGCTTGAAAATGAAGGTTTTGCCGGTGCATGCAACGGCTGGAACGATGGTTTACTCGCCATTGGCACATTTGGGGTCGATCTGTATCAAGATTTTAAGCACAAAGAAGATACATTTATGAGTAATAAAGTGATATTCGTAGATGTTAATGGTGATGATCATGATCATGATCATGATCATGATCATGATGAAGAAATGGAAAGTCCTTTGGTGCCAAAAGCTTCTAAACATGGGGTTGATCATGTTGAGAAACATAGTCTTTCACCATGTGTTGAAgttgctaaaaataaaaatcatcaagAAGATGATGTTGTTGTGAAAGATTTAACTAAGGGTAAGAAGGGCGGAGAGCGAATAACTCTTGCTGACTTGCTTCGGGTGGATTCTGAAGATAACTTACTCAAGAATGACGAGTTAGCCGATGATCCTAAGATCAATGTTGGTAACAATAATGCTAACAAGATTGGTAATACTAGCACCGGATCCATTAAGAGTTTCTTGGTCTCAAAGGCAAAGAAGAAGCCTGGAAAAGATGATTCAGCTCAACCGATCAAGAAAACAAAACAA TTTATGAGAAAGATGTTGAGGAAGAAGATCCATCCAACTATTGGGATTCAAAAGATGGACGTTGGTCATGCGCATGCTACCTCATGA